One genomic segment of Helianthus annuus cultivar XRQ/B chromosome 14, HanXRQr2.0-SUNRISE, whole genome shotgun sequence includes these proteins:
- the LOC110906649 gene encoding proline-rich protein 36-like — protein MPSSSDTGVSDTLDPIAIVSDDEILSESEPSALPDFRDDIPIADGPFGGDLPLLQVPAPLPLAAVPLEDLPHDEFADDDIDLFLEGPPEGDQDGVALMDVDVPLADDPVVDPVVPLAEIPADVHIVDPVVPVEAPIEEAPFDLFGPYSFESVASASLHAQVVQLYSSDSDSDMAMSVAPLVPHDVDPEPEVEFLPDEPTPVGPEPVVAHDPIDAPAVAHFPDPLPEPGHVDIPDIAPPVIVAPVDLPPVSDVPVIDAPIIAPVVPVSAPVHADHAPFAAHIDPRYADTRNGWIEDDDDYPPFVLPVTPPVAPISAPIEIPLFHPHTSDVHRTDLPITFLQDIPPPRPGEGSSRKPPVFVPPVSSSVPFMSQIPHTAPSFIPSGEPFLWASRNVMPLSDPYHPYHVGYTTEDILISLQLQQDALSRRIQELERTPRPPCYCQTPFTAPHTPLPLPPDSDVRFLTSEQQIAYLLRVIHALEEDWVHMRRLLFSHLPPPPPLSA, from the exons atgccATCATCTTCAGATACTGGAGTATCGGACACTTTGGATCCTATAGCGATCGTGTCGGACGATGAGATTCTGTCAGAGAGTGAG CCGTCTGCTCTTCCTGATTTTCGGGATGATATTCCTATTGCTGATGGTCCTTTCGGTGGGGACCTACCTCTTCTTCAGGTCCCTGCTCCTCTACCGCTCGCCGCAGTTCCTCTCGAGGATCTGCCACATGATGAGTTCGCTGATGATGACATCGATTTGTTCCTAGAGGGTCCCCCGGAGGGTGACCAGGATGGTGTGGCCCTCATGGATGTCGATGTCCCTCTTGCTGATGATCCCGTTGTCGACCCTGTTGTTCCCTTGGCTGAGATTCCTGCTGATGTGCACATTGTTGATCCTGTTGTTCCAGTAGAGGCTCCCATTGAGGAGGCTCCTTTTGATCTGTTTGGTCCTTACTCCTTCGAGTCTGTAGCGTCCGCTTCACTGCACGCCCAGGTCGTACAGCTCTATTCCTCTGACTCCGACTCAGACATGGCAATGTCTGTTGCGCCCCTCGTTCCCCACGACGTTGACCCAGAGCCAGAGGTCGAGTTTTTGCCTGATGAGCCTACTCCAGTTGGTCCGGAGCCGGTCGTTGCTCATGATCCCATTGACGCCCCAGCTGTTGCACATTTTCCAGACCCTTTACCTGAGCCTGGTCATGTCGATATACCAGACATAGCACCACCCGTCATTGTTGCGCCCGTCGATTTGCCACCGGTTTCTGATGTTCCCGTTATTGATGCACCCATTATCGCACCGGTAGTACCTGTTTCAGCCCCTGTGCATGCTGACCATGCACCGTTTGCCGCTCACATTGATCCTCGTTATGCTgacacccgtaacgggtggatCGAGGATGATGATGACTACCCACCATTTGTGCTACCCGTCACTCCTCCTGTAGCACCTATTTCCGCACCTATTGAGATTCCATTATTCCACCCACACACCTCTGACGTCCATCGCACAGATCTTCCCATCACATTcctccaggacataccgccacctcgtcctggggagggttcatcGAGGAAGCCGCCTGTTTTTGTTCCACCTGTATCGTCATCTGTTCCGTTCATGTCCCAGATCCCTCACACTGCACCATCTTTCATACCTTCGGGTGAGCCGTTTCTGTGGGCTTCGCGCAATGTTATGCCGTTATCAGACCCGTACCACCCTTATCATGTGGGGTACACGACAGAGGACATACTCATCTCTCTACAGCTACAGCAGGACGCACTGAGTCGTCGCATTCAGGAGTTAGAGAGGACACCACGTCCTCCATGTTACTGTCAGACTCCTTTTACCGCACCACACACTCCCCTTCCGCTTCCCCCTGATTCGGATGTTCGTTTCCTTacatctgagcagcagattgcCTATTTGCTGCGCGTCATTCATGCCCTAGAGGAGGATTGGGTGCACATGCGCCGGTTGCTTTTCTCTCatcttcctcctcctcctccgctaTCAGCATAG